In Lacibacter sp. H375, one DNA window encodes the following:
- the dapF gene encoding diaminopimelate epimerase, with protein MTIPFYKYQGTGNDFVILDNRSGNFTQLTSVEIANLCDRRFGIGADGLMMLQLKEGYDFEMVYYNADGNEGSMCGNGGRCLVAFARDLGVIDKTAAFLATDGFHEALVKENGWVELKMKDVDKVEKFADHAILNTGSPHYIRWEKDIAKTAVFEEGKRIRYSPPFSDVGINVNFVQLHDDAISVRTYERGVEAETLSCGTGVTAAAIAASSSTIGQQEKKILTPGGELKVKFEKKSDSSFENIWLCGPATFVFSGTIEL; from the coding sequence ATGACCATTCCTTTTTATAAATACCAAGGCACTGGCAACGATTTCGTTATTCTGGATAATCGATCGGGTAATTTTACGCAATTAACCAGCGTAGAAATAGCCAATTTATGTGATAGAAGATTCGGCATCGGTGCCGATGGTTTGATGATGTTGCAGCTAAAAGAAGGCTATGATTTTGAGATGGTTTACTATAATGCCGATGGGAATGAAGGCAGTATGTGTGGTAACGGTGGCCGCTGTTTAGTGGCCTTTGCGAGGGACCTTGGTGTGATCGACAAAACCGCTGCATTCCTTGCTACAGACGGTTTTCATGAGGCTTTGGTAAAAGAAAACGGCTGGGTGGAACTGAAGATGAAAGACGTTGATAAAGTGGAGAAATTTGCAGACCATGCCATTTTAAATACCGGTTCACCCCATTATATCCGCTGGGAAAAGGATATAGCAAAAACCGCAGTTTTTGAAGAGGGCAAGCGCATTCGCTACTCACCCCCTTTTTCAGATGTGGGTATCAATGTTAATTTTGTTCAGCTTCATGACGATGCTATCAGTGTACGTACTTATGAACGGGGTGTAGAAGCCGAAACCCTGAGTTGTGGTACAGGTGTTACAGCCGCAGCAATTGCTGCAAGCAGCAGCACCATCGGGCAACAGGAGAAAAAGATCCTGACGCCGGGCGGAGAGTTGAAAGTGAAGTTTGAAAAGAAATCCGACTCGTCCTTTGAAAACATATGGCTCTGTGGCCCTGCCACATTTGTCTTCTCGGGTACGATCGAACTTTAA
- a CDS encoding nucleoside phosphorylase, with product MQRIAESELIINNRGAVYHLNVRPDELASTIVTVGDPDRVKEVSKHFDKVEHTLQHREFITHTGYIGNKRISVVSTGIGPDNIDIVINELDALVNIDFETRTIKPNLTSLHIIRLGTSGALQANIPVDGFVVSTHGLGIDNLLHFYRHDNNEEEKQLLHAFITHTQAQDSHSHPYITGAGSQLLKHFVEGYHHGITVTCPGFYGPQGRVLRLGLSNPALIDQLTQFQFGQHRITNFEMETSAIYGLGKMMGHQCLSISAIVANRVKKEFSKDGGAAVENLIKKSLEIIATI from the coding sequence ATGCAAAGAATTGCAGAAAGTGAACTGATCATCAATAACAGAGGCGCAGTTTACCACCTGAATGTAAGACCCGATGAATTAGCCAGCACCATCGTTACCGTGGGCGACCCGGATCGTGTAAAGGAAGTTTCAAAACATTTTGACAAGGTTGAGCACACACTACAACACCGTGAATTTATTACGCATACAGGTTATATCGGCAATAAGCGCATCTCCGTAGTATCAACAGGCATCGGTCCCGACAATATTGACATTGTAATAAACGAACTTGATGCGTTGGTAAATATTGATTTTGAAACAAGAACTATCAAACCCAATTTAACTTCGCTTCATATCATCAGGCTGGGTACTTCCGGTGCTTTGCAGGCCAACATTCCAGTAGATGGATTTGTGGTATCAACGCATGGTTTGGGTATTGACAATTTGCTTCATTTCTATCGTCATGATAATAATGAAGAAGAGAAACAATTACTACACGCATTCATCACCCATACACAAGCGCAGGATAGCCATTCGCATCCCTATATAACAGGAGCCGGTTCTCAACTGCTGAAACATTTTGTAGAAGGCTATCATCATGGTATTACTGTTACCTGTCCCGGGTTTTATGGCCCACAGGGACGAGTATTGCGTTTGGGTCTCTCCAACCCGGCACTTATTGATCAATTAACGCAATTTCAATTCGGTCAACACCGCATTACCAATTTTGAAATGGAAACCTCTGCCATTTACGGTTTGGGCAAAATGATGGGGCATCAATGCCTTTCCATCAGCGCCATTGTTGCCAACCGGGTAAAGAAGGAATTCAGTAAAGATGGCGGGGCGGCCGTGGAGAATTTGATTAAAAAGTCCTTGGAAATCATTGCCACTATTTAG
- a CDS encoding ABC transporter six-transmembrane domain-containing protein, protein MPGKWVIQTIVKQYKYKLLLTYSLFAVEMLGLLMRPYFLGEAVNDLVKGSYFGLFYLAGAHLLWVMTGTIRHRYDSRTYSEIYTSLVVKLMSKHKQKDLSKLSAHSTLSREFIDFLEFDLNYIIEAVYNIAGSMILLFFYDTQVVLLCLLMLVPVTITSYIYGKRMRRLNKLKNDELEQQINVLATRNPLRINEHYNKLRKWQIKISDQEAWNFGVMELLVMLIITASLLTVSSVNGKTLQAGDMIGIYTYILKFVSGLDTVPYMIQRFATLKDILHRVELNTEDEVGREYEPEPLVINAA, encoded by the coding sequence ATGCCTGGTAAATGGGTTATCCAAACAATTGTAAAACAGTATAAGTATAAGCTGCTGCTTACCTATTCGCTTTTTGCAGTAGAGATGCTTGGTTTATTGATGCGTCCTTACTTTTTAGGAGAAGCCGTGAACGACCTCGTCAAAGGCTCATACTTTGGTTTATTTTACTTAGCCGGCGCTCATTTGTTATGGGTGATGACAGGCACTATCCGCCACCGTTACGATTCACGCACCTATTCTGAGATCTATACGTCACTTGTGGTAAAGCTGATGAGCAAACACAAACAAAAAGATCTGTCAAAACTCAGTGCTCACTCAACATTGTCAAGAGAGTTTATTGATTTCCTTGAGTTTGATCTCAACTATATTATTGAAGCAGTCTACAATATTGCAGGATCCATGATACTCTTATTCTTTTATGATACACAAGTAGTGTTGCTTTGTTTATTGATGTTGGTGCCCGTTACCATTACCAGTTATATCTATGGCAAACGCATGCGTCGTTTGAATAAATTAAAGAACGATGAACTGGAGCAACAGATCAATGTACTTGCAACAAGAAATCCCTTACGCATCAACGAACATTATAACAAACTACGTAAATGGCAGATCAAGATCAGCGATCAGGAAGCATGGAATTTTGGTGTTATGGAATTACTGGTGATGTTGATCATCACTGCGTCGCTATTAACTGTTTCGTCTGTAAATGGAAAAACATTACAGGCGGGTGATATGATCGGCATCTATACTTATATTCTGAAATTTGTAAGCGGGTTAGATACGGTGCCGTACATGATCCAACGTTTTGCAACATTGAAAGATATTCTGCATCGTGTGGAATTGAATACAGAAGATGAAGTTGGTCGTGAGTATGAACCTGAGCCTCTTGTTATTAACGCAGCATAA
- a CDS encoding SET domain-containing protein-lysine N-methyltransferase → MKICVLQPDYSTSAVDYQYYDPARNLSHLLPHIQFDHVLLNKLTTYKQLLELSKKGYDCFVNLCEGYLEWEVPSIDVIYTLELLNLPFTGPNTLLYDPPKELMKYVAYTEGVATANYALIDTVDQLEQHVNHLNFPLFVKPSKAGDSLGIDEHSVCNTIEELKQKAATVLKEYPQLLVEEYIAGREFTVLVAADAKDEKKCKVFQPIEFIFPEGRTFKTYALKTSELHPESNIPVTDAGIRQQLTEAAQRIFRSFGGVGYARMDFRMNDAGKIFFLEVNFTCSVFYTDGYEGSADYIIKADGIGQAGFLQHIIEEGIARHKRKQKKYMMKGNSIAGFGIYATTHITEGEVIFKGEERPQRIVTKRYVEENWLPEEKLLFRHYAVPLSTEVYILWDNNPSEWAPQNHSCRPNTAYKGLNLVALHPILPGQELTLDYADLLNESAETFECQCGTPDCRKIISGAQGNSVTQKEQISRPH, encoded by the coding sequence ATGAAGATCTGTGTACTGCAACCCGACTATTCTACATCTGCTGTTGATTACCAATATTACGATCCTGCAAGGAATTTATCGCATTTGTTGCCGCATATTCAGTTCGATCATGTATTGCTCAACAAACTCACTACTTACAAGCAATTGCTTGAGTTAAGCAAGAAAGGTTATGATTGTTTTGTAAATCTATGCGAAGGCTATCTCGAATGGGAAGTACCTTCCATTGATGTGATCTATACTTTGGAATTACTCAATCTTCCGTTCACCGGGCCAAACACATTACTCTACGATCCGCCAAAAGAATTGATGAAGTATGTAGCATATACCGAAGGTGTGGCTACAGCAAATTATGCATTGATCGATACTGTTGATCAATTGGAACAGCATGTGAATCATCTCAACTTTCCACTGTTTGTAAAACCATCGAAAGCGGGTGATAGTTTAGGTATTGATGAACATTCTGTTTGTAACACTATTGAAGAGTTAAAACAAAAAGCTGCAACTGTATTAAAGGAATATCCTCAACTGCTGGTTGAAGAATACATTGCCGGCAGAGAGTTTACTGTGCTTGTTGCAGCTGATGCAAAAGATGAAAAGAAGTGCAAAGTGTTTCAACCCATTGAATTTATTTTTCCTGAAGGAAGAACTTTTAAAACATACGCACTTAAAACATCAGAGCTTCATCCTGAAAGCAATATACCTGTTACCGATGCAGGCATCAGGCAACAACTAACGGAAGCGGCCCAACGCATTTTCAGAAGTTTTGGGGGTGTTGGTTATGCCCGTATGGATTTTCGTATGAATGATGCCGGTAAGATATTTTTCCTTGAAGTCAATTTTACATGTTCTGTTTTTTATACTGATGGGTATGAAGGCAGCGCCGATTATATTATTAAAGCCGATGGTATTGGCCAGGCCGGTTTTCTGCAGCACATTATTGAAGAAGGCATTGCACGCCACAAACGCAAGCAGAAAAAGTACATGATGAAAGGCAATTCGATTGCCGGCTTTGGAATTTATGCCACCACACATATTACCGAAGGCGAAGTGATCTTTAAAGGCGAAGAACGTCCGCAACGGATCGTAACCAAACGATATGTGGAAGAGAACTGGCTGCCCGAAGAGAAGCTTTTGTTCAGGCATTATGCTGTGCCTTTGAGCACCGAGGTATATATATTATGGGACAACAACCCATCGGAATGGGCACCGCAGAATCATTCATGCCGACCGAACACTGCTTATAAAGGCCTTAACCTGGTGGCGCTTCACCCCATTTTACCCGGGCAGGAGCTCACATTAGACTATGCCGATCTGCTCAATGAAAGCGCCGAAACATTTGAATGCCAGTGCGGTACACCCGACTGCCGGAAAATTATTTCAGGCGCACAAGGCAATTCTGTCACACAAAAGGAGCAAATTAGCAGACCTCACTGA
- a CDS encoding SET domain-containing protein-lysine N-methyltransferase: MSTETLTPSIVTGHYGFADVHLHPDTNHKLLLATKAFQPGDLISKFGASEVHEVPSRYTVQVNEQEHIILHPEFLQYINHSCNPNAFFNTSTMELEALQPIAAGDEFTFFYPSTEWFMADPFACHCGEVNCIGVIKGAKELSKDLLKHYRLTAFIEGKVNEIND; the protein is encoded by the coding sequence ATGAGTACAGAAACCCTCACCCCAAGCATTGTAACCGGCCATTACGGATTTGCAGATGTTCACCTGCATCCCGACACGAATCACAAACTCTTACTTGCAACCAAAGCATTTCAACCCGGCGATTTGATCAGCAAATTCGGCGCAAGTGAAGTGCATGAAGTTCCATCTCGTTACACCGTTCAGGTAAACGAACAGGAACATATTATTCTTCATCCTGAATTTCTGCAATACATTAACCACAGTTGTAACCCCAATGCATTCTTTAATACAAGTACAATGGAACTGGAAGCATTGCAACCTATTGCTGCAGGCGATGAGTTTACCTTCTTTTATCCATCAACCGAATGGTTCATGGCCGATCCTTTTGCATGCCATTGCGGTGAAGTAAATTGTATTGGTGTTATAAAAGGAGCAAAAGAACTATCAAAAGACTTATTGAAACATTATCGGTTAACAGCATTTATTGAAGGTAAAGTGAATGAAATAAACGATTAA
- the trxA gene encoding thioredoxin, with protein sequence MALQFTDANFQSEVISSDKLSVIDFWAEWCGPCRAIGPVIEELSKEYDGKVKVGKVNVDENPQVSMNYGITSIPAILFVKNGQVVDKLVGAQPKGNFVKKIEQHM encoded by the coding sequence ATGGCACTCCAATTTACAGATGCAAACTTCCAGAGTGAAGTGATCAGTTCAGATAAACTCAGCGTAATCGATTTTTGGGCAGAATGGTGCGGACCATGTCGTGCAATCGGGCCGGTTATTGAAGAATTGAGCAAAGAATACGATGGTAAAGTAAAAGTGGGTAAAGTAAACGTTGACGAAAACCCACAGGTTAGTATGAACTACGGTATTACCTCTATTCCTGCTATCCTCTTCGTGAAGAATGGTCAGGTAGTTGACAAATTAGTAGGCGCACAGCCAAAAGGCAACTTCGTTAAAAAGATCGAGCAACACATGTAA
- a CDS encoding sialidase family protein, whose product MNKLIAVLSLIAVFASCADKTNEKKAIGELVSLPSPAADSTAEPYLFTDAKGIVHLSWVQKKGKESSLHFSALVNDQWTAPVTISSGNNWFVNWADYPVVSSDAAGNMLAHFLEKSDTAKFTYDIKLVASADAGKTWETPTTLHDDGKKAEHGFVSITPYNDQFIAAWLDGRKTAMEGDHSSHEGHHGEMTLRGALLDKKGTKTKEWELDGRICDCCQTTIAITDNGPIVVYRDRSDEEIRDMSIVRFVNGEWTQPKTIFPDEWKIAGCPVNGPRADAVGNNLAIAWFSMKENKAQVKIIFSEDGGATFKTPIQVDEGKAIGRVDVVMLDNKTAMLSWMEGSTIKAIKVNADGSKGQAIVVAESSDARSSGFPQMTKAGDKLFFAWADNKAKTIKLASLNL is encoded by the coding sequence ATGAACAAACTAATAGCCGTCCTTTCACTGATTGCTGTATTTGCATCATGTGCCGACAAAACAAACGAAAAAAAAGCAATTGGAGAACTGGTATCACTACCCTCTCCTGCCGCTGATTCAACTGCTGAACCCTATTTATTTACCGATGCGAAAGGAATCGTTCATCTTTCATGGGTACAGAAAAAAGGAAAAGAATCATCACTGCATTTTTCTGCACTTGTAAATGATCAATGGACCGCACCCGTCACAATCAGCTCCGGTAATAATTGGTTTGTAAACTGGGCTGATTATCCAGTTGTATCTTCTGATGCTGCCGGCAATATGCTTGCGCATTTTTTAGAGAAAAGCGATACAGCAAAATTTACTTACGATATTAAGTTGGTTGCATCTGCAGATGCCGGTAAAACATGGGAAACGCCAACCACCTTGCATGATGATGGCAAAAAAGCTGAACATGGCTTTGTTTCTATCACACCTTATAATGATCAGTTTATTGCAGCCTGGCTCGATGGAAGAAAAACTGCAATGGAAGGAGATCACAGCAGCCATGAAGGTCATCATGGTGAAATGACATTAAGAGGAGCGCTGCTTGATAAGAAAGGAACAAAAACAAAAGAATGGGAACTCGACGGAAGAATATGTGATTGCTGCCAAACAACGATTGCCATTACTGATAACGGACCAATCGTTGTTTACAGAGATCGTTCAGATGAAGAGATCAGGGACATGTCCATCGTACGTTTTGTAAATGGCGAATGGACGCAACCCAAAACCATCTTCCCCGATGAATGGAAAATTGCAGGTTGTCCGGTTAACGGACCAAGAGCCGATGCTGTTGGAAATAACTTAGCCATTGCATGGTTTTCTATGAAAGAAAATAAAGCGCAGGTAAAAATCATTTTTTCTGAAGATGGTGGCGCTACATTTAAAACACCCATCCAGGTTGATGAAGGCAAAGCAATTGGCCGTGTTGATGTAGTGATGCTGGATAACAAAACCGCCATGCTGAGCTGGATGGAAGGATCAACCATTAAAGCAATTAAAGTAAATGCTGATGGTTCAAAAGGACAGGCTATTGTTGTTGCTGAATCATCCGATGCAAGATCAAGCGGCTTCCCGCAAATGACCAAAGCAGGTGATAAATTGTTCTTTGCATGGGCAGATAATAAAGCAAAAACTATTAAGCTGGCAAGTTTGAATTTATAA
- a CDS encoding TlpA family protein disulfide reductase: MYKLSIIFLIAVIGCKEKDSANNKNKPEVKTEVLSEFDKIKLTELDGKAIDLHQYEGKTIFINFWATWCGPCIQEMPSIQKAKSSLKDEDIVFLFASNEEVEAIETFKKKQPYDFHYVRVENLEQLNIMALPTTYIFNPNKKLVFSEMGYRKWDSKNNIDLILNAGK; encoded by the coding sequence ATGTATAAGTTATCCATCATCTTTTTAATTGCAGTTATAGGTTGCAAGGAAAAAGATTCAGCCAACAACAAAAACAAACCTGAGGTTAAAACCGAGGTTTTATCTGAGTTTGATAAAATAAAACTCACTGAACTTGATGGCAAAGCAATTGACCTTCATCAATACGAAGGCAAAACCATCTTTATTAATTTTTGGGCAACATGGTGCGGCCCCTGCATACAGGAAATGCCTTCCATTCAAAAAGCAAAGAGCAGTTTAAAAGATGAGGATATTGTTTTCCTGTTTGCATCAAATGAAGAAGTGGAAGCAATTGAAACGTTCAAGAAAAAGCAACCGTACGATTTTCATTATGTACGGGTAGAAAACCTGGAGCAATTAAACATTATGGCCCTGCCAACAACTTATATATTCAACCCAAACAAAAAACTTGTTTTCTCAGAAATGGGATACAGAAAATGGGATAGCAAAAACAATATTGATTTAATTCTTAATGCCGGAAAATAA
- a CDS encoding heavy metal translocating P-type ATPase, giving the protein MDHSHHQHEKAKAPVQHEHSHHVEKNPPMGHAGHDHHAMMIQDFKKRFYIVLILTVPIMLLSEMIQHWLNIHFSFAGSDYVLFALASVVFFYGGWPFLKGWFDEMKAKNPGMMTLVGFAISVAYIYSVATVFGLKGMDFFWELATLILIMLLGHWIEMKSIAGASKELELLVQLMPDDAHLIHGDHIMDVKTETLKENDIILIKPGEKVAADGIIADGGSYLNESMLTGESKPVRKIKNDKVIAGSINGNGAIKVSVLHGAKDSYLSQVIKLVQDAQNSKSKTQLLANKAARWLTIIAIVAGIATFSIWYMSGKELAFAIERMVTVIVICCPHALGLAVPLVVAKSTALSAKHGLLIKNRTAFENARKITTIVFDKTGTLTVGKFEVSKTVSLQDNFSEKDILRFASALEQNSEHPIATGIIQKAKEAGITTPTAEDFKAITGKGVEATVEGKSVLVVSPGFLAEKNIQLPDGFAANDTETVVFIIINQILAGYIALSDEIRPESAEAINTLRSNNIKSILLTGDNKKVAASVSKTLRMDDFFAEVLPHQKLEKIKDLQEKGEFVAMTGDGVNDAPALAQADIGIAIGSGSDIAAETAGIVLVNSNPKDVVSLILFGKATYRKMIQNLIWATGYNVIALPLAAGVLYKAGVLLSPAAGAVLMSVSTIVVAINASLLKVK; this is encoded by the coding sequence ATGGATCATTCGCATCATCAACATGAAAAGGCAAAAGCTCCCGTTCAACATGAACATTCCCATCATGTTGAAAAGAATCCTCCAATGGGGCATGCAGGTCATGATCATCACGCCATGATGATTCAAGATTTCAAAAAACGGTTTTATATTGTTTTAATCCTCACAGTTCCAATCATGCTGTTATCAGAAATGATTCAGCATTGGCTCAATATTCATTTCAGCTTTGCCGGTTCAGATTATGTATTATTTGCGTTGGCCTCAGTTGTTTTCTTTTATGGCGGCTGGCCTTTTTTAAAAGGCTGGTTTGATGAGATGAAAGCAAAGAATCCCGGTATGATGACGCTGGTTGGTTTTGCCATTTCAGTTGCATACATCTACAGTGTAGCAACAGTATTCGGGTTAAAAGGAATGGATTTCTTTTGGGAATTGGCAACATTGATACTCATTATGCTGCTGGGGCATTGGATCGAAATGAAATCAATCGCCGGCGCATCAAAAGAACTGGAATTGCTTGTACAGCTCATGCCGGATGATGCACACCTCATTCATGGAGATCATATCATGGATGTGAAAACCGAAACACTAAAAGAAAATGATATCATACTCATCAAGCCCGGCGAGAAAGTGGCTGCCGATGGCATCATTGCCGATGGAGGAAGTTATTTGAACGAATCAATGTTAACCGGTGAATCAAAACCTGTTCGAAAAATAAAAAACGATAAAGTAATTGCTGGTTCCATTAATGGCAATGGTGCTATTAAAGTTTCAGTATTGCATGGAGCAAAAGATTCTTACTTATCGCAGGTCATCAAACTGGTGCAGGATGCACAAAACTCAAAATCAAAAACACAGCTACTGGCGAATAAAGCCGCAAGGTGGCTTACGATTATTGCGATTGTTGCGGGCATTGCCACTTTTTCAATTTGGTATATGTCTGGTAAAGAATTGGCTTTTGCCATCGAAAGAATGGTGACAGTGATCGTTATTTGTTGCCCGCATGCATTGGGATTAGCCGTGCCGTTGGTGGTTGCAAAATCAACAGCATTATCAGCCAAACATGGATTGCTGATCAAAAACAGAACCGCTTTTGAAAATGCACGGAAAATTACAACGATCGTTTTTGATAAAACAGGAACGCTGACTGTTGGGAAATTCGAAGTTTCAAAAACCGTTTCATTACAGGATAATTTTTCAGAAAAAGATATCTTACGATTTGCATCCGCATTGGAACAAAATTCTGAACATCCGATTGCAACCGGCATCATACAAAAAGCAAAAGAAGCAGGAATCACTACTCCAACAGCAGAAGATTTTAAAGCCATTACCGGAAAGGGAGTTGAAGCAACGGTTGAAGGTAAAAGTGTTTTGGTAGTGAGCCCGGGCTTTTTAGCAGAAAAGAACATTCAGTTGCCTGATGGTTTTGCTGCCAACGACACAGAGACAGTTGTATTTATCATCATCAATCAAATATTGGCTGGCTATATCGCTTTATCAGATGAAATAAGACCTGAATCAGCGGAAGCAATCAACACCTTAAGATCAAACAACATTAAATCAATTTTACTCACCGGCGACAATAAAAAAGTTGCAGCAAGCGTAAGTAAAACCTTGCGGATGGATGATTTTTTTGCGGAAGTTTTGCCTCATCAGAAATTAGAAAAAATAAAAGATTTGCAAGAAAAAGGCGAGTTTGTTGCAATGACCGGTGATGGTGTGAACGATGCACCGGCATTGGCACAGGCCGATATCGGCATTGCAATAGGCAGCGGTAGTGATATTGCAGCAGAAACAGCCGGTATTGTTTTGGTCAACAGCAATCCGAAAGACGTTGTAAGTTTAATTTTATTCGGAAAAGCTACCTATCGTAAGATGATTCAGAATTTAATTTGGGCAACAGGATATAATGTAATAGCCTTGCCGCTGGCTGCAGGTGTGTTATATAAAGCCGGGGTTTTATTAAGTCCGGCTGCTGGAGCCGTATTAATGAGTGTGAGTACAATTGTAGTGGCGATCAACGCAAGTTTATTGAAAGTAAAATAA
- a CDS encoding efflux RND transporter periplasmic adaptor subunit: protein MMKQQNISMGNKQYAIGNLRKLGSVCLLSIAFCLFLLASCKEKKNDQAESDVYYTCSMDPQVVEYKPGKCPICKMDLTPVKKRNGEKKDEIQLSDQQIQLGNIQTDTIRTGTIGDRLVLTASLNFDQLKTSSVSSRVMGRIEKLYFKNIGDYVSKGAALYAVYSEDLNNAKQEYLLALEQKKTFATETVIDFEQLLQSAKNKLLLWGLSEAQINELAKTKKSTPLTTFYSTAAGYITTMDIREGDYVMEGGTIVKLADLSTLWAEAQVYTSQLSEIDLNGTATVQLPDMDDKEIKGRIEFVNPEINPDTRINLIRVSIPNSGNQLKPGMPAYVVLKSTQRKSLTLPIDAVIRDGKGATVWIRTGEHSFKSKMVQVGLESNDRIEIKSGLIAGDVVVMSGAYLLHSEYVFKKGADPMAGHNH, encoded by the coding sequence ATGATGAAACAACAAAATATATCAATGGGCAATAAGCAATATGCAATAGGCAATCTACGAAAGTTGGGCTCTGTTTGCCTATTGTCAATTGCCTTTTGCCTATTCTTACTTGCATCTTGCAAAGAGAAAAAAAATGATCAAGCAGAAAGTGATGTATACTACACCTGTTCAATGGATCCACAGGTGGTAGAATATAAGCCGGGTAAATGTCCCATCTGCAAAATGGATCTTACACCAGTGAAAAAACGAAATGGTGAAAAGAAAGATGAAATACAATTGAGTGATCAACAGATTCAGTTGGGGAACATCCAAACCGATACCATCCGCACAGGAACAATCGGCGATCGCCTGGTATTAACTGCCAGTCTCAACTTCGATCAGTTGAAGACATCTTCTGTGAGTTCAAGAGTGATGGGCAGAATTGAAAAACTGTATTTCAAAAACATTGGTGATTATGTCAGCAAGGGTGCAGCGTTATATGCAGTATATAGCGAAGACCTCAACAATGCCAAACAGGAATACCTTCTTGCACTGGAACAGAAAAAAACATTTGCTACGGAAACAGTCATCGATTTTGAACAATTATTACAAAGCGCCAAAAACAAATTACTGCTGTGGGGATTGAGTGAAGCGCAGATCAATGAACTGGCGAAGACAAAAAAGTCGACACCGCTTACTACGTTTTACAGCACAGCTGCCGGTTATATTACCACAATGGATATTCGTGAAGGCGATTATGTCATGGAAGGTGGAACAATTGTAAAGCTGGCCGATCTCTCAACACTGTGGGCAGAAGCACAGGTGTATACATCGCAGCTTTCAGAAATTGATCTTAACGGAACAGCAACTGTTCAATTGCCCGATATGGACGATAAAGAAATCAAAGGACGAATTGAATTTGTAAATCCGGAAATCAATCCCGATACAAGAATCAATCTTATCCGTGTTTCCATTCCCAATAGTGGCAACCAGTTAAAACCCGGCATGCCGGCTTATGTAGTATTGAAAAGCACACAACGTAAATCACTCACCTTGCCCATTGATGCAGTGATACGGGATGGTAAAGGTGCGACAGTATGGATAAGAACCGGTGAACATTCATTCAAAAGCAAAATGGTGCAAGTGGGTTTGGAAAGCAATGATCGTATTGAAATAAAATCAGGATTAATAGCCGGTGATGTTGTGGTAATGAGTGGCGCTTACCTGTTGCACAGTGAATATGTATTTAAAAAAGGTGCTGACCCGATGGCGGGTCATAACCATTAA